One segment of Acropora muricata isolate sample 2 chromosome 8, ASM3666990v1, whole genome shotgun sequence DNA contains the following:
- the LOC136925980 gene encoding uncharacterized protein encodes MTKEAMEDIGLQWNPKKCNALNVRRGVPVDIPEGFKSGETLIDSLREDTTYRFLGAPERLLQEEKLALQCSSKTYLQRLSVIWSSPLSDTNRVQASNQLAMPVLSYLMWSQHWCLTDLRDIDRQARKIVCESGGKHPLGLKATVYLPRALGGRGMRSVEEEYKMTKIKSAIKLYSNEDPTMRLVRAFEENAIHQGHQSLVKEAREFAEELGFTLDLSFPHPKCRDNTDGADVPTDKIKMHLKKAAIEQRKTEVKEKKWQGKLLAVRWEEDQLNQRGCFAWLKNWDTAPTHTIAGMLELYEQLTPTKVYYARKTQTNRPNDTLCRLCGKTAESIPHVLASCSALAQNKYLARHNAALKVLFWEMLRELQLSDTVPPWYSPAVPKPIYESPKAQAYWDIPVFAVSEQVKQNRVDARFIDHEKKKVLAVEMSCPWTENREKKQEEKTIKYGPLRWELKQQFPGYDIRQYNIIIDVLGGWSTEVDEAMRELFGARGGEILLRMQRAVISHTLNIARTLKVMS; translated from the coding sequence atgacaaaggaagcAATGGAGGACATTGGGTTACAGTGGAATCCAAAGAAGTGCAATGCGCTCAACGTGAGAAGGGGTGTCCCGGTTGATATACCTGAAGGGTTCAAGTCAGGGGAGACGCTCATCGATAGCCTGAGGGAAGATACTACCTACCGGTTCCTTGGAGCACCGGAACGGctacttcaagaagaaaagctggCTTTGCAGTGTTCTTCCAAGACCTACCTGCAGAGACTCTCGGTTATCTGGTCGAGCCCACTGTCAGACACCAACAGAGTTCAAGCGTCCAATCAGCTTGCCATGCCAGTGTTGTCGTACCTTATGTGGTCTCAACACTGGTGTCTGACAGACTTGCGCGACATCGATAGACAGGCACGGAAGATCGTGTGTGAGAGTGGTGGCAAGCATCCACTAgggttgaaagcgactgtctacctgcctagggctctgggaggacgtggaatgagatcggtagaggaagagtacaaaatgactaagatcaagtcagccattaagctgtatagtaatgaggaccccacaatgaggctggtgcgagcgtttgaagagaatgcgatacatcaaggccatcaatcgctcgtcaaagaggctagagagtttgcagaggaactggggTTCACCCTTGACCTGAGTTTTCCGCACCCCAAGTGCCGTGACAACACAGATGGAGCAGATGTGCCCACAGATAAGATCAAAATGCACCTCAAAAAGGCCGCAATtgagcaacggaaaactgaagtcaaggaaaagaaatggcaaggaaagctcctcgcagtgagatgggaggaggatcagctgaaccagcggggttgctttgcgtggctgaagaattgggatacggcgcctacacacaccatcgcggggatgcttgaactttatgaacagttaacaccgacaaaggtctattatgcacgtaagacccagaccaatcgtcctaatgacaccctttgtagactctgtggaaaaacagccgaaagtatccctcacgtgctggcgagttgttctgcgcttgcgcagaataagtaccttgcgcgtcataatgcggccctcaaagtactgttttgggaaatgctaagagagcttcaactctctgatacagtgccaccgtggtattctccggccgtcccaaaacccatctacgagtcacccaaggcccaagcatattgggatataccagtctttgcagtaagtgagcaagtaaagcagaacagagtggatgcgagatttatagatcatgagaagaagaaagttctggcggtagaaatgagctgcccatggacggagaacagagaaaagaagcaagaagagaagaccatcaagtatggccccctccgctgggaactcaaacagcagttcccaggatatgacatccggcagtataacatcatcatcgatgtcttaggagggtggtccactgaggtagacgaggctatgagggaactgttcggggctcgaggaggggagattctactccggatgcagagagccgtcatctcgcacaccctaaacattgcccgcacactgaaagtgatgtcttga